The proteins below are encoded in one region of Alkalinema sp. FACHB-956:
- the menB gene encoding 1,4-dihydroxy-2-naphthoyl-CoA synthase, translated as MMEWHSVKDYEDIQYFKADGIAKIVINRPHKRNAFRPKTVVELYEAFANAREDSRIGVVLFMGAGPHSDGKYAFCAGGDQSVRGEGGYIDEEGVPRLNVLDLQRLIRSMPKVVIALVAGYAIGGGHVLHMLCDLTIAADNAIFGQTGPKVGSFDGGFGASYMARIVGQKKAREIWYLCRQYDAQQALDMGLVNTVVPVEQLEAEGIQWAQEILEKSPIAIRCLKAAMNADCDGQAGLQELAGNATMLYYMTDEGAEGKKAFLEKRKPDFRQYPWLP; from the coding sequence ATGATGGAATGGCATTCGGTGAAAGACTACGAGGACATTCAATATTTCAAAGCCGATGGCATTGCCAAAATCGTGATTAATCGTCCCCACAAACGCAATGCCTTCCGTCCCAAAACCGTTGTTGAACTCTACGAGGCATTTGCCAATGCCCGTGAAGATAGCCGCATTGGGGTCGTTCTGTTCATGGGGGCAGGGCCTCACAGCGATGGCAAATATGCCTTCTGTGCCGGGGGCGACCAAAGTGTGCGGGGCGAAGGCGGCTACATCGACGAAGAGGGTGTGCCACGCTTGAATGTGCTGGATTTGCAGCGGTTGATTCGCTCCATGCCCAAGGTCGTGATTGCCTTGGTGGCAGGCTACGCGATCGGGGGGGGCCATGTGTTGCACATGCTCTGTGACCTGACGATCGCGGCGGATAATGCAATCTTTGGGCAAACGGGGCCGAAGGTCGGCAGTTTTGATGGCGGCTTTGGCGCAAGCTATATGGCACGGATCGTGGGGCAAAAGAAGGCGCGGGAAATTTGGTACCTCTGCCGCCAATACGACGCCCAACAGGCACTAGATATGGGTTTGGTCAATACGGTGGTGCCTGTGGAGCAGTTGGAAGCGGAAGGCATCCAGTGGGCCCAGGAAATTCTGGAAAAAAGCCCGATCGCGATCCGATGTTTGAAAGCTGCCATGAATGCTGATTGTGATGGGCAGGCAGGGCTGCAAGAATTGGCAGGTAACGCCACGATGTTGTATTACATGACCGACGAAGGGGCTGAAGGGAAGAAAGCTTTCTTAGAGAAACGCAAGCCCGATTTCCGGCAATATCCTTGGCTGCCCTAA
- a CDS encoding type II toxin-antitoxin system HicA family toxin, producing the protein MPRKIRELKSLLLKAGFTYESGKGSHTKWSHPLLPGKLTLSGKDGQDAKRYQEQDVESALRQIAQIEGENS; encoded by the coding sequence ATGCCTAGGAAAATCAGAGAGTTAAAAAGTCTATTATTGAAGGCAGGATTTACGTACGAGTCTGGGAAAGGTAGTCACACTAAATGGTCTCATCCTCTGTTACCTGGAAAGCTAACACTGTCAGGCAAAGATGGGCAGGATGCGAAACGTTACCAAGAGCAAGACGTTGAGAGTGCGCTCAGACAAATCGCTCAAATCGAAGGGGAGAATTCATGA
- a CDS encoding type II toxin-antitoxin system HicB family antitoxin produces the protein MNTRYTIIIQWSDEDQCYVVSLPEWGDYCHTHGDTYEEALQNACEVLELLTESTLEEGKPLPNPQLFGQFLQSECVDKQTA, from the coding sequence ATGAATACTCGTTACACCATTATTATTCAATGGTCAGATGAGGATCAATGCTACGTTGTGAGCCTACCGGAATGGGGTGACTACTGCCACACCCACGGGGACACCTACGAAGAAGCCCTACAAAATGCCTGTGAGGTTCTGGAATTGCTCACTGAATCAACCCTGGAAGAAGGCAAGCCTTTACCAAACCCACAGTTATTTGGGCAATTTTTACAATCAGAGTGTGTGGATAAACAGACAGCTTAA
- a CDS encoding DUF86 domain-containing protein, translating to MQRDLQFLLDMLQSAKLVVTYVGQCKKAEFINNIQLQDSVIRRLLVIAEAARRVSEATRQTLPDIAWQEINGMRNRLVHEYDDVNLNIVWDVIQSEIPPLIKVLQTKIPPES from the coding sequence ATGCAACGAGATCTGCAATTTCTGCTTGACATGCTGCAATCCGCAAAACTAGTTGTCACTTATGTTGGCCAGTGTAAAAAAGCGGAATTTATCAACAACATTCAGCTTCAAGATTCAGTCATCCGCCGACTCTTGGTTATTGCCGAAGCTGCTCGACGAGTTTCAGAAGCGACTCGACAAACCTTACCTGATATTGCTTGGCAAGAGATCAACGGCATGAGAAACCGGCTCGTGCATGAATACGATGATGTCAATCTTAATATTGTCTGGGATGTTATTCAGTCAGAAATACCGCCATTGATTAAAGTATTACAAACTAAAATCCCACCCGAATCTTAA
- a CDS encoding nucleotidyltransferase family protein, with protein sequence MTIAIELPREQIAEFCQKWQVTELALFGSVLREDFCSDSDIDILVQFHPDAHPTFNTLDQMEAELTTLFDRAVDLVTRQGIESSRNYLRRHEILSSAQVIYATRSAISA encoded by the coding sequence ATGACAATCGCGATCGAGCTTCCTAGGGAGCAAATTGCTGAATTTTGTCAAAAATGGCAGGTGACAGAGCTTGCTCTCTTTGGTTCCGTTCTGAGAGAAGACTTTTGTTCCGACAGCGATATTGATATCCTGGTGCAATTTCATCCAGACGCGCATCCCACCTTCAACACCCTCGACCAGATGGAAGCAGAACTTACCACTCTTTTCGATCGGGCTGTGGATCTAGTCACCCGTCAAGGCATTGAATCCAGTCGGAATTATCTCCGCCGCCACGAAATTCTTTCCTCAGCCCAGGTGATTTATGCAACGAGATCTGCAATTTCTGCTTGA
- a CDS encoding GUN4 domain-containing protein yields MRLTRCSKLLPKLPLARLLPGGRSVTGSTTIGGIGLAAIGVSAIGLVSGITLLPKPALAIPQTPLETLPSSRLIDYEPLQQLLRQGQWEAANEMTSNLMLQAADQLDQGYLVARDIRLFPCQDLLTVDKLWRYYSNDRFGFSVQAGIWMRMYGKNYKDSQRFEGKVGWHRQILNADLRAQRGHLPLRPASNGGAMDAWGGGWIAEMPKRLSICLNPAKAQPQRAQPSKPKPTKPKPTKLKLSPPSTSSRSGSTNLT; encoded by the coding sequence ATGAGATTGACGCGCTGTTCTAAGTTGTTGCCCAAACTGCCGTTGGCTAGATTGTTGCCTGGAGGGCGATCGGTTACAGGCTCCACGACGATCGGTGGAATTGGCCTTGCTGCGATCGGGGTCAGCGCGATCGGACTCGTCTCTGGCATAACTTTGCTGCCGAAACCCGCCCTAGCCATTCCCCAAACGCCCCTAGAGACCCTGCCGTCCAGCCGCTTAATCGACTATGAACCGCTACAACAATTACTGCGGCAGGGGCAATGGGAAGCGGCCAATGAAATGACGTCCAATCTAATGCTGCAAGCGGCGGATCAGTTGGATCAAGGGTATCTGGTGGCTCGCGATATTCGGCTGTTTCCCTGCCAGGATCTGCTGACGGTGGATAAATTGTGGCGCTATTACAGCAACGATCGCTTTGGGTTCAGTGTCCAGGCGGGCATTTGGATGCGGATGTATGGCAAGAACTACAAGGATTCCCAGCGGTTCGAAGGCAAGGTTGGCTGGCATAGGCAAATTCTGAATGCGGATTTGCGGGCACAGCGAGGCCACTTACCGTTGCGACCTGCCAGTAATGGTGGTGCGATGGATGCCTGGGGCGGGGGCTGGATTGCGGAAATGCCGAAGCGTTTAAGTATCTGCCTGAATCCAGCCAAAGCTCAACCCCAGAGAGCGCAACCAAGCAAGCCAAAGCCGACGAAGCCAAAGCCCACAAAGCTGAAACTCTCGCCGCCTAGCACCTCTAGCAGAAGTGGTTCAACCAACCTCACCTAA
- a CDS encoding photosystem II reaction center protein K — MEAAMLLAKLPEAYSIFNPLVDIMPVIPVFFLLLAFVWQAAVGFR, encoded by the coding sequence ATGGAAGCTGCAATGCTGTTGGCGAAGCTGCCGGAAGCTTACTCGATCTTCAATCCGCTTGTAGATATCATGCCTGTAATTCCCGTTTTCTTCCTGTTGCTGGCATTTGTATGGCAAGCAGCCGTAGGTTTTCGGTAA
- the tgt gene encoding tRNA guanosine(34) transglycosylase Tgt, translating into MSFTFEVQATCSYTNARAGVFHTPHGVVETPRFMPVGTLANVKTVTPAQLQDTGAQMVLSNTYHLHLQPGEDIVQMAGGLHKFMGWSGPMLTDSGGFQVFSLSEINQINDDGVTFRSPRDGSLIHLTPEKSIAIQNTLGADVIMAFDECAPPGVGRDTVEKAMERTYEWLKRCVAAHSRKADQALFGIVQGGEFLDLRAEAARQLVDLNLPGYAIGGVSVGEAPEVIDQVVQHTAPLLPQNKLRYLMGVGSYREMARAIAAGVDVFDCVIPTRLARHGSALVGGERWNLKNAKFREDFRPLDETCSCYVCQNFSRAYISHLLRSQELLAYTLLSIHNITELVRFTQRIRQSILAGTFTTEFAEWIAPVTG; encoded by the coding sequence ATGTCCTTCACCTTCGAAGTCCAAGCCACTTGCTCCTACACCAACGCCCGTGCAGGGGTTTTCCACACCCCCCATGGCGTGGTAGAAACACCTCGGTTTATGCCCGTGGGAACATTGGCCAATGTAAAGACCGTCACACCTGCGCAGCTTCAGGACACAGGTGCACAAATGGTTTTATCCAACACCTACCATTTGCATTTACAACCCGGTGAAGACATTGTGCAAATGGCAGGGGGATTGCATAAGTTTATGGGGTGGTCTGGCCCCATGCTGACGGATTCCGGGGGTTTTCAGGTGTTCAGCCTCAGTGAAATTAATCAGATTAACGATGATGGCGTGACCTTTCGATCGCCCCGTGACGGATCGCTGATTCACCTAACGCCTGAGAAATCGATCGCCATTCAAAACACCCTCGGCGCAGATGTGATCATGGCCTTTGATGAATGTGCGCCCCCTGGAGTGGGACGGGATACGGTGGAAAAAGCCATGGAACGCACCTACGAATGGCTGAAGCGTTGTGTCGCAGCCCACAGCCGCAAGGCAGATCAAGCGCTGTTTGGCATTGTCCAAGGGGGCGAATTTTTGGATCTGCGGGCGGAGGCGGCGCGGCAATTGGTGGACTTGAATTTGCCGGGATACGCGATCGGGGGCGTTAGCGTGGGGGAAGCGCCGGAAGTGATCGATCAAGTGGTACAGCATACGGCTCCCCTGTTGCCGCAGAATAAATTGCGCTACCTCATGGGCGTCGGCAGTTACCGTGAAATGGCACGGGCGATCGCGGCGGGGGTGGATGTGTTTGACTGTGTGATTCCGACCCGGCTGGCGCGTCATGGTTCTGCCTTAGTGGGGGGCGAACGCTGGAATTTGAAAAACGCGAAATTCCGGGAAGACTTCCGCCCCTTAGATGAGACCTGCTCCTGCTATGTCTGCCAAAACTTTAGTCGGGCTTATATCAGTCACTTGTTGCGATCGCAGGAATTACTAGCCTACACCTTACTCTCAATTCACAACATCACTGAGTTAGTCCGGTTTACCCAACGCATTCGGCAATCGATCCTAGCGGGCACCTTCACAACAGAATTTGCTGAATGGATTGCACCAGTCACAGGTTAG
- a CDS encoding HigA family addiction module antitoxin, whose product MDNDRLPHIHPGEILKSEFLEPLEITPYRLSKDIGVAQTRISEILAEKRSITADTAWRLSRYFGNSPQFWLNLQAQYDLRQAQEENQEIYDQISLVQCLPAT is encoded by the coding sequence ATGGACAACGATCGTCTTCCCCACATTCATCCTGGTGAAATTTTGAAATCGGAATTTCTAGAACCCTTAGAGATTACGCCCTATCGTCTCAGCAAAGACATTGGAGTTGCTCAAACCCGTATTAGCGAAATCTTGGCTGAGAAACGTAGCATTACCGCAGATACGGCTTGGCGGTTATCCCGCTATTTTGGGAATAGCCCTCAGTTCTGGTTAAACTTACAAGCACAGTATGACCTGCGTCAAGCCCAAGAAGAAAATCAAGAAATCTATGATCAAATTTCTTTAGTGCAGTGCCTTCCTGCTACCTAG
- a CDS encoding UbiD family decarboxylase, translating into MPRDLRGFIKQLEDRGQLRRITAPVDPDLEIAEIAQRMLQCGGPALLFENVKGADHPVVVNLMGTVQRIVWAMNMESVTELEDLGKKLAILYQPRPPKKLQQAIDLGKVLFDVLKAKPDRDLFPPCQQVVLKGEEVDLTKLPLLKVYPGDAGKVVTLGLMITKDPETKIPNVGVYRLQLQSKNTMTVQWLSVRGATRHLRKAAERGEKLEVAIAIGVDPIVIMAAATPLPIDLSEWLFAGLYGGSGVHLAKCKTVDLEVPADSEFVLEGTITPGEVAIDGPAGDHMGYYGPVKEDAPLLHFHCMTHRKNPIYLTTFSGRPPKEDAMMAIALNRIYTPILRQQVPEIVDFFLPMEALSYKAAVIAIDKAYPGQARRAALAFWSALPQFSYTKFVIVVDKDINIRDPRAVVWAVTSKVDAARDVFILPDNPFDSLDFATERSGLGSKMGIDATTKIYPETDRPWGEALQPDPATAELVTQRWAEYGLADINLTEANPNLFGYDVR; encoded by the coding sequence ATGCCACGGGATTTGCGGGGATTTATCAAACAATTGGAGGATCGCGGTCAACTACGGCGCATCACAGCCCCCGTTGATCCAGACTTGGAAATTGCCGAAATTGCCCAACGAATGCTTCAGTGTGGTGGGCCTGCCCTTCTGTTTGAAAACGTCAAAGGCGCAGATCATCCCGTGGTCGTTAACCTGATGGGGACGGTGCAGCGCATCGTCTGGGCAATGAACATGGAATCGGTGACGGAACTGGAAGACCTGGGCAAAAAACTCGCTATCCTGTACCAACCCCGTCCCCCCAAAAAACTGCAACAGGCGATCGACCTGGGGAAGGTTCTGTTTGATGTTCTCAAGGCTAAACCCGATCGCGATCTCTTTCCCCCGTGCCAGCAGGTGGTGCTAAAAGGCGAGGAAGTTGACCTTACCAAACTGCCGCTTCTGAAGGTGTATCCCGGTGATGCGGGTAAGGTGGTCACGCTCGGCTTGATGATCACCAAAGACCCGGAAACTAAGATTCCCAACGTCGGAGTCTATCGCTTGCAACTGCAATCTAAAAACACCATGACCGTGCAATGGCTGTCCGTCCGGGGAGCCACACGCCACCTTCGCAAAGCCGCAGAACGGGGCGAAAAGCTGGAAGTGGCGATCGCCATCGGGGTTGATCCGATCGTCATTATGGCCGCGGCCACACCCTTGCCGATCGATTTATCGGAATGGCTGTTTGCTGGACTCTACGGCGGTTCTGGGGTGCACTTGGCCAAGTGTAAAACGGTGGATTTGGAAGTGCCTGCGGATTCGGAATTTGTCCTAGAAGGCACAATTACCCCCGGAGAAGTGGCGATCGATGGCCCAGCGGGGGATCACATGGGTTACTACGGCCCCGTTAAGGAAGATGCACCCCTCCTGCATTTCCACTGCATGACCCACCGCAAAAATCCCATTTACCTAACAACCTTCAGCGGTCGCCCCCCCAAGGAAGATGCCATGATGGCGATCGCCCTGAATCGCATTTATACGCCCATTCTGCGACAACAGGTTCCGGAAATTGTGGATTTCTTTTTGCCGATGGAAGCGTTGTCCTATAAGGCTGCGGTGATCGCGATCGACAAAGCCTATCCCGGTCAAGCACGGCGGGCGGCCTTGGCCTTTTGGAGTGCCCTCCCACAATTCAGCTACACCAAATTTGTCATTGTGGTGGATAAGGACATTAATATTCGTGATCCGCGGGCTGTTGTCTGGGCTGTGACCTCTAAAGTAGATGCAGCGCGGGATGTGTTTATTCTGCCGGATAATCCCTTTGACTCCTTGGATTTCGCCACGGAGCGCAGTGGCCTCGGCAGCAAAATGGGCATTGACGCCACCACCAAAATTTATCCGGAAACCGATCGGCCTTGGGGCGAGGCATTGCAACCTGATCCAGCGACAGCGGAGTTAGTCACCCAACGCTGGGCGGAATACGGTTTAGCCGACATCAATCTGACCGAAGCGAATCCCAATCTCTTTGGCTACGATGTCCGTTAA
- a CDS encoding ShlB/FhaC/HecB family hemolysin secretion/activation protein gives MVSPLFRSLPRWLAWFPPSSPLHRPGAIVLSSLVSGGLVGSSLIHAVPSWGQTVSPGTPPLDRALPRGDSIVPRDAQPPSSQPLPETTPIQPLPPPSELLPPLPASGETFPSGPRTIVVKQFKVTGSTVFSQSEFDRVVAEFVDRPITLTELFQARSAITNFYIQKGYITSGAYIPPQTFNDGVVEIRVLEGSLQAINVTGTQRLNRGYVRSRIGIATQRPLQRERLLDALRLLQLDPRIQNLSAELSAGDRPGQSILDLRVVEAKTFDASLTLDNGRSPSVGTEQRKIQLREANLLGLGDSLSLSYTNTTGSNSFDVGYTLPVSPHNTTLSLSYGGSSSRVIEQPFNILEIESKSRYYELTLRHPFLQTPTQEFAIGVTGSWRQSQATFLEDLPFPASGADENGKTRVTAVRFFQEWTQRNSRQVFALRSQFSLGFNAFGSTINADAPDSRFFTWRGQAQWVRLLGPDTLLLLRGDVQLADRPLLGLEQFGLGGPETVRGYRQDSLLTDSGVLFSAEVRIPIVRFGRQQNLLQLTPFVDFGKAWNLGEQDDPATNTLASVGIGLRLQLANALTARLDWGIPLVEFSTDRQNLQERGIHFSIVASPLR, from the coding sequence ATGGTTAGTCCGCTGTTTAGGTCTTTGCCTCGTTGGTTGGCATGGTTCCCCCCTTCTAGTCCGCTTCACCGGCCTGGAGCGATCGTCCTGAGCAGCTTGGTCAGTGGCGGGCTGGTGGGTAGCAGTTTAATCCATGCCGTACCCAGTTGGGGGCAGACGGTTTCCCCTGGCACTCCCCCCCTCGATCGCGCCCTCCCCCGAGGGGATAGCATTGTTCCCCGGGACGCCCAACCTCCCTCCAGCCAGCCCTTACCCGAAACAACACCGATTCAGCCTTTACCCCCCCCATCGGAGTTGTTGCCGCCGCTGCCTGCCTCGGGCGAGACCTTTCCCAGTGGGCCAAGAACGATCGTGGTGAAGCAATTCAAAGTCACTGGGAGTACAGTGTTTTCCCAATCAGAGTTCGATCGCGTAGTGGCGGAATTTGTCGATCGACCGATTACCTTGACGGAATTGTTCCAAGCGCGATCGGCCATTACCAACTTTTATATTCAAAAGGGATATATCACCTCCGGGGCCTACATTCCGCCGCAAACCTTTAACGACGGGGTGGTGGAAATTCGGGTGTTGGAAGGGAGCCTACAAGCCATTAACGTCACCGGAACCCAGCGGCTCAATCGTGGCTATGTGCGATCGCGCATTGGCATTGCAACCCAACGCCCCTTGCAGCGGGAACGCTTGCTAGATGCCCTACGGTTACTGCAACTCGATCCTCGGATTCAAAATTTGTCTGCGGAATTATCAGCGGGCGATCGTCCCGGACAAAGCATATTGGATCTGCGAGTGGTGGAGGCCAAGACCTTTGATGCCAGTCTGACCTTAGACAATGGCCGATCGCCCAGTGTGGGCACTGAACAACGCAAAATCCAACTGCGCGAAGCCAATCTTTTGGGCTTGGGGGATAGTCTGAGTCTGTCCTATACCAATACGACGGGTAGTAACAGCTTTGATGTGGGCTATACCCTACCTGTCAGTCCCCACAATACGACGCTGAGTCTCAGTTATGGTGGATCTTCCAGTCGTGTGATTGAGCAACCGTTTAATATTTTGGAGATTGAATCCAAATCTCGCTATTACGAACTCACTCTACGCCATCCATTTCTGCAAACGCCCACCCAAGAATTCGCGATCGGGGTGACGGGCAGTTGGCGGCAAAGTCAGGCCACCTTTTTGGAGGATTTACCCTTTCCGGCAAGCGGAGCCGATGAAAACGGGAAGACGCGGGTAACGGCAGTACGATTTTTTCAAGAATGGACGCAGCGCAACAGTCGTCAGGTGTTTGCACTGCGATCGCAGTTCAGTTTGGGCTTCAATGCCTTTGGCTCAACGATTAATGCAGATGCACCCGATAGTCGCTTTTTTACTTGGCGGGGACAGGCGCAGTGGGTCAGGCTGTTGGGGCCGGATACGCTATTGCTGTTGCGGGGAGATGTGCAACTGGCCGATCGGCCATTGCTGGGATTGGAACAATTTGGCCTCGGTGGGCCGGAAACCGTACGGGGCTATCGGCAGGACTCGCTGTTGACCGATAGTGGCGTTTTGTTTTCGGCGGAGGTGCGGATTCCGATCGTCCGATTTGGGCGACAGCAGAATTTGTTGCAACTGACGCCGTTTGTGGATTTCGGCAAGGCGTGGAATCTGGGGGAACAGGATGATCCGGCAACGAATACGCTGGCTTCTGTTGGGATTGGGTTGCGGTTACAACTCGCGAATGCATTGACGGCAAGGCTGGACTGGGGGATTCCGTTGGTGGAATTTTCAACG